GTCGGTGACGGTCGAGTCGCCGCCGATGTTCGCGACCCGTGCGTCGGCGAGCGGGCGACCGGACTGCGCGCGGATCGTTCCGCGTACGCGCGCTGCGCTGCCTGCGCCGCGGCGAGCAGCCGACCAGAGCGAGAGCAGCAAGCGGTGCCCGG
This DNA window, taken from Gemmatimonadota bacterium, encodes the following:
- a CDS encoding carboxypeptidase regulatory-like domain-containing protein; the protein is MPALGFLTRQRLRRCSGHRLLLSLWSAARRGAGSAARVRGTIRAQSGRPLADARVANIGGDSTVTDGQGSFVLRVATGRSSPFG